TTTCCCTCACGCAATAGCATTGCATCTTCTATAGGCAAAGCTAATGGCGGTAATCAGGTGAACAGAGAGAGAGATATGAACCTAAATTCTTTGCACGGAGCTAATCTAGAAGATGGCAATATGTCCAAGCTTTCTTCCTTAGATGTTTCAACTACGAAACCTAGAAGTAGCACGAACCAATTACATTCATCAGCATCCCAGCAAAGCCAGACATCATTTCCACATCTCAGAACAAAATGTACTGGAGGCACTGAAAATACTACAGGCAAGATTCTCCATGATTCTCTTGTGGGCCACTCTCCTCAGGTTCAATTGATTGCAAGCAGTTCTTCAAGCACAGCAAGGCAAAAGCTAGATCCAACTCCTCCAAGTAATTCATCCCATATCATAAATTTCTCCCATTTTCTGCGACCTGCTGCTCTTCTCAAATCCAATCCTCAGAACCATGGTGTCCCTGGAACTAGGGGTTCGTGCAATTTGGACAGCATGGTTAAGAACTGTTCGGCTGCTAATAATCAACCCCATGAATCATCATTAATTGCAACTCGAGGTGGTATAAGAAATGAATCAAGTTCATGTTGTAAAAATGCGGTAGTGCCTTCCATAGATGGTAAAAATACATCAGATGCCAAGGCTCCTGAGCAATCACAGGCTAACAAACAGCCTGAGGTTGCTTGTTTGGGAGATTCAGCCGACCACGATGACTGCCTTAAACATTGTCTTGAAGTTGGTGCAACGAAAGGATTGCCAGATAGTGAGAAGGCTGTTGAATCTGCAATTGCTGCTTCCCTTTGTTCACGGAATAGTGTGGAGGGGGCTTCTGATGATCCACTGCTTAATAGGAAGAGAAAATGTCATGACACTGAGGATTCTGAATGGCATAGTGATGTGAGTACCAAATTGTATCCTTGTTTTGCCTTGTGTACCTCGATTGTTTCCCAAATAGATAAATGAGAAGTATTTACAACAAGTGCAGGATGTAGAAGAAGAATGCAATGATGTGAAGAGAGTGACTTCTGCTCGAGGAACTGGTTCAAAAAGAAGCAGGGCAGCAGAAGTGCATAATTTATCAGAAAGAGTGAGTCTTCTTGTTATGGGAACTGTACTTTTTGCttcatatataaaatttagCCCTTTTTATTCTTTAGTGGACTCATTCTTAAAATTCTGCAACAGCGACGTAGAGATAGGATCAATGAGAAGATGCGTGCACTGCAAGAACTCATACCAAATTGTAATAAGGTTGGCCTATTAATACTCTCTTGATGGGGTTCATTTGTTGcttgatcaattaaattttttgaacTTGCCACATTAATTTACTCAAGTACTAAGAAAACGAACATGGAATTATGAATTCTTGAAAGTAGTGCGActtgatttttttcttaatcTACATGGAATTACTAGGTCGACAAAGCTTCCATGCTTGATGAAGCCATTGAGTACTTGAAAACACTTCAACTTCAGGTTCAGGTGATGCTCTGTTCCCTAAGGaagaaaaatgtatttattttgcCCCCTCCAGCCCCACAATTCGGAAGTTGTCATTGTGTAGAACAATTGAGATTCATGTATTTCACTCATTATGCAGATTATGTCGATGGGAGCTGGTTTGTTCATGCCTCCTGTGATGTTCCCTGGAGGAATGCCACCCATGAATGCACCTCACATTTATCCACCCATGGGTTTAGGAATGGGAATGGGATTTGGGATAGGTATGCCAGACATGAGTGGTGGTTCTCCTGGTTTTCCCATGGTTCAAATGCCACACATGCAAGGAATGCATTTCCATGGCCCATCTATGCCAGCTCAAACTGTAATGCATGGACTGCCAAGTTCTAACTTTCAGGTTCTTGGATTTCCTGGTCAAGGACTTCCCATGCCCATGCCACGCCGACCGATTGCACCGTTTTCTGGAGGACCTTTTATGACTAATTCCAGTGTGGCAGTAGCTCCTGTGGAGAATTTTGGTTCAGCTGCAGCCTGCAACTCGAAAGATGCATCTCCAAACATTAATTCACCCATGGTGCCAAATGGTGGCACCGACCCTTCAATTACTCCAGCTCTTGGACAGGTTTGCAGAAATATTTTTTAGACTTTTTAAGATGAAGTTCTTAGCATACttgttttgaacttttatcCATATATGCACGAACTTTGTTATGTTTTAACAGTAGGATAGAGTTTATCATATAAACATTTTGTCTCTCAATTTTACTCCTGAAATTTAAGTAGTTAAGTAATCTCTGGTATCAGTTCTTCCTTCCTTTTAGTAACAATAACAAGAAGCGCCTAAACCATATTCAGGATCAAAACACTTTACCTATTTGCCAAGAAACACAGGATCAAAACACTTTACCTATTTGCCAAGAAACACACCTTAATCTGTAGAAAACCGGAGTCCACTGTCATTCAcccttttttcttccttcttcccttcTATCTCTCTCAAATAGTTAATCCCCCCAAAGGGCCAAAACTCTCTTGGCAGTTACACTTGAACTGGTTTCTGCTCGAGCTATTATTTGTGCACTGAAGAAACTCAGCATAGCAATAACCCTCTTTCCTCCTCTCTCTTTGACCCCTCTCCCCCAAACTCGTTTGGTGGGATTTTCTTCTTACTGCATTAGTGTTGATCTGGATGGTGCTGgtaagaagaagatgataaggTGGTTGAAAAAAGTGTTGATAAAATGGAGTTTCTGGTTTCTAGATCATCCATGTTGATTTGGTgggattttttcttttaactcattCTGCTGGTAAGAAGAGTTGAGTTAAATGGGGGCTATTTTCCGGAGCTTCTGTATTTATTGGCTAGATTGTTTTGCTTGGTCGACTTGTAAGAGGAGAAGATGAGGTTTGCCGGCTaggttagagagagagagagagagagagagaaagatatCAATAGAGTTTTTCAATAGAGGACAAAATTTACTATCAAATGAAAAATTCCATGTTATTTAAAACTGATAATTTATGCACAGCTACATCATCATTTAACTTACCCTACTTAGCTTTCCGTCATTGTCCCTTATAAAACAATGATTTTAGAGGCTACTTTTCTCACCTTCTCaaacttcaagaattaaaatgtttctcaaaaaaaaaaaaatatatataacaattagaAGACCAAATTGAGTCTTAATTCAATTCTCTCCCCCCGcccaagaaaaataaaaaaagaactattttTAATCCTTCATGGAAATATTGAATTATCCTGTTTCTATTTCTCTCAACTATTACTTGGTGAATTTTGTGTAACTTTAGTTGATTATTtacaagaaaaaatatatattattcatCCGATTGGTGTTTGATTCGACGATTCCCCAGTGTTGGTATAGGCTTTTAGACAAAATATGCAGAAGTACCCAATTCTTCATTAGAattgagaaaatgaagaaaaatattaacaTATCGTGTATTCTGTTCTGAATGcgatatttgatttccatgaaTGATGTTCTTTACTGCAGGCTAATGAACAAGCTTCCTGTGTTAATGGCAGCGGTGTGAACCCCACCAGCAAAAACGACCTTATAGCTAACTAAAGTGCATGTGAGTGGAATttgcagtgttgtttttctgTTGTACCTAGTCAGTGATCAGGGCTGATGGCATTTAAATCTCTTTATTCTATGCAGATTATTATTGAAGAAATCACATTCATTAGGCAGATTGTCTCTGTATCTTGAAAAAAAGCCATGCCATGGCCATGACATTCTGCTTCGGCTTGTTCATAAATACTTCGGCGAATATAAAGGATCGATCACGAGATCCCGCTTTGGACTTGGAGAACTTTAAGGTGTACCACAATTAAGTATCTGAAGTTTAATCAGGTTCTGATGCTTGCATATACGTATTTCTTACTGGGAGGGGACTAGATAGGCATAATGCAACTGAAAATTTGTAAGTAGATTAGACTTAATTATAGCAAATAAATTCTCTCCCATTCTCTATCTTCATATGAGTTTCTCCTGAACCATTTATGGATTTGTAGCTTGGCCTTTACATCCTAAAATTGTTTGCAACTGGAACCTGCATGTGGTGATCAACTTGTGTAACTTAAAGTTGATCTGTAGaacataaacaaaattttgcaTATATGCTAATGTCATAatcttttcttccctttttagCTGGGTTTAAACCAAGTTTAATTATTGCTTCATGCAATATAGGGTTGAAGATCCATTGAGCAGATACCAAATTCTCCCTTTTGGACCAGAGAATAAGCTTGGCCAAATATGTGGCTGTTTCAGCCATTTTTCACATTAGagttttttactatttcttcaTTACTAGATTCTTTTCAAGCTTCTTGAGTGAAGATGACAgttttgtataataatattcCCTATGTCATATAAACACACTCATGACTTTGAATGATACTAAGAAGGTCAGGAAATAACATTTTAAGTGCTTAAAAAATGTTggaacaaaaaatatttttaagtgcTGTCATGTAAGTGGAGGTCAATTAATAATCCAAGTAGCTCTAGGTTATTAATTGATTATGTTCTTCAAGTATTGTAATCACACAATATTGTAAAAGGGTTATTCTAAATCACCTAAAATTCACAAATAAGCATGCTTTGGATTTGCTACTTGTAATCAACACATTGGTACAAATATATTATGCATTAACCCCTTAGCCAtacattgaaattgaaataCACCCAACACCTTGGATTTTGCTACTTGGTGATCAACACAAGCacaacatacattaaactctAGCTAAACAAAAGAACATATGAAGCATTTAAAGTTAAAACACATCCCAGAACCACAAAAATTcaataagaaataagaaattatGTATAAACCCTCAAAATCAAACAATGGGTTTCACCTAGTTCTAAGCTAGCATACTCACCTTAGCCACAAATCTAGTCCAAGATGAACTTTTCAATCAGACAATGCTAAAGAACTAagaaaaatggaggaaaaaaGAAGAGGAGAGGAGAAAATTGGATTGGGGGCTAAAAGCCCAAGCATAAATGGCCTAAAATCGGACCaaacgtatatatatatatatataaaaagcaTAGATGCCACGACACCTAGGGATAGCGCCACGGCGCTAGAGGCTTTTGTCGAAGCTTAGAAGGTGTGCACTGGAGCGCTCAACGCGTGAATGCAGGGTTTCTTCTTCCATCAATGTTCAGAGCGACGTGGTGCTACAACAATTATCTAGATTTTGGAAAAATGCATCGGGTGCAACGTCGAGCGAGTGCCGTTGTGCCAGGCATTGAGGGCATTTTCATCATTTCTTCTATTCTCTTCATAGTTGATGCTCTAGAGCTCCATTTTGGTTTGTTTTCATCTTGTTTTAGTTCCAATGGTCAATTCTACCTCTTAATTGCTCAATATCTACAAAATCAtagaataaacatgtaaaatcctAGAACGAGTATGAATTAAGCTAAGGAAAGTAGCACATTTTTTGTGCTAACACGAGATTTAATACCTCATTGTGGTGTCAGTctccagatttttttttttttcgtatttATGATATTAGAATTGTTTTGTTGGATTGGAGTTCTTTTCTATAGCTAGGGTCGAATTCTCTCTTTTcgtatattttcatttttctcaaggAAAGTTCAGTTtcgtataaaataataataataatttcttaaGCAAAATACACTTTTGGTCCTTGAAGTTCAAAGTTAGGGTCTATTTGGTCCCTGGGATTTCAAAAGCTATATTTTAGTATCTTGGTATGAAAAATTGTGCTAAATGGTCCATATGTTAATTTGACCATTAGTTGACTAATGAAAATTTGATgtgattatttaataaatttcagCTAAATTTTTATGATAtgaaattgatatatttttagaGGGAAATAAATTTGAgcttttttttggaaatttatgaattttggaCATGTCATTCAATGGTTAAATTGGGTGTTGGTTGAACTTATTATCgtgcaaaattttattttactaaAATGAATGAGTTTATGGAATTTTACATTGAGTGAATTAGTTAGGATTAGGTCGAAGGTTAAAGTAGTcaacttttatataaatttagcgttaaaattttaaatatccaaTGATTGATTGATATAACATCATTTTTAGAGAATTGCAAATACAGCCAAATCTATCAGTATAGACTCTTCTTACTAACATGGTTTACATTGTTAGACTCTTCTTAacaatatggtctatcactagtAGACTTTgagaactaaatttaaattttgctatatttacaaattcaTTTACATTGTGCTATATTTACGAATATTTTGAACCTACCCCTTTATTCAAATTATTGAACTCTCAATAATCTTCTTTGACTCTATTTCTTGTAGGTTATAGTTCTTTTTGTATGTGtttactcattgagaatgagatatcaaaagaattaaattattacatcTTGTTTTTAGTATTTCACAACTCAAGTATTAGGTCCCACCCCAACCAATTTTGGAGGAGATCATTTCTCCATTGTGAGTGAGTGAtgtcattctttttttttttttctttttttttcatttatttaggAACTATAGTTATATATTTCAGAAAAATGTCAATTTATACCTTTAAATTGAGTTGTATTTATTTAATCCTAAAttaaaattgtatcaatttaaactttaaatgtttgtaaatgtatcaatttatatcttATACTACgttttgtttgaaaaaatttCTGTGAAACTTATAGTTGTATTAATTAAACctcaaactttcataaataaatcaatttagacttttAGAGATTTCTTAAAATCGTCCATTCTCTAAAATTGACATTCGAAGATGTCTACACACGTTCGAGAATTAATGCATGAATGATTTTCAAAAGTAATCATAATGAATTGTCTAAATTGAttgacttatgaaaatttagtagCTTAACCgactaaaattataagtttcataTAATATTGgtcaaacaaaatttgaaggaGGGTATAAATTGACACGCTTATAGATGCTATGAGTTTATCAATTATAAGttcataatttttatcaatatacctctcaaaattcaaaggcataaattaatatttgctCCATATATTTCTACTTTATCTTACCACCTTTTGGTCTCTCCTCAATCAACTTATGTGGCTTCAATATCTACCACAACTGGTGCATAACTACACACATATGAAACAATTGATGGTAAATTAGGGAAGATTTAGGAGTGATTTTCAAATGGTTAAAAATactttgtcatttttaaaaacactcaaaaatcaattttgatgatatgaatatactgaatttaaaatcataaaattgaatataaaatgaaatttaaatgacTAAAGGCAGGTGTGTTTTAgagtaattttgaatattattaaattgattttaataagttgaaaatcaaactcatgcaaacatGCCATAAACCTAGAGCATCTAATTGGTTTTTCCCTAGGAGGTTAAAATAGGTATTTTATAAAGTTTAAACaccaaaatgaagaaaaaaaaaaatcagttctGTCCCACCTAAACCTTGACATAAATGAGAGAGCTAATGCTGTCTCTTAGTTTTTTCCCCTTTAAATCACAATCACAAtttttgaaagaagaagaaaataaaaaaggaaataaaaaagacTATTAGGACATCATAATAACTActttttgaaaagttttttttttaaaaaaaaaaaacatgcaaagaaaaataaaataaataaataagtagaAAGAAGTTGGGATGGAAGGGGAAAATATGGTGAATATAGTTTTGAAACTTTGAGGCCATTAGGAAATGGAATTTCAAATTGTTTCATTTGGGGACTACCTTAAGCAATTAACATAAAATCTTCCCCAAAATAGAGTAATTGATGTGGAAAGGCAAATAAAGTTGAATATCTTTTGGGAGTCCCACTACTACAAAAAGCAATTGCAAAGCCAAAAGCAAGAATGAATATAATAacactttcaattttttcaactAGACATAACTTTCCATAATTTAGGCCAGTTAGAGCCTTTTCACCATGATTTGATAAACCCCTTTTGtaggatttttttattattatttttatttttatttttatttgggtTATTTTGCTTATACAATGTTTTGCAATGTATATATAGCTTCTCTTATCCTTTTAAATccatataatattataaatttggttCATGTTAGTCTATGAATTATCAAAATTGCTATTTTAGTCTTGGAGTGTGTTTCGAAtaacttttcaagtatttaatttaaaaaataagtcattttgaaaaaaaaatcaagtatttgacaaccactcgaaatagattttaaaaattgagtttaaaaaataagttagttTAGGATAAACACTTGGAGTcaacttttagaaaaatgacTTTGATAGTTAATCTCTTCTTAATTTATATGGTTcataaaattaccaaaatgtccTAAAAGTCATCTACCTCGCTTCCATTATGTTTTTGTGGCTATCACCTCTGTTGGTCAACTCTGGCGATTACCACCACCACTGTCATCTAGACCACATCTGACCATCATCATCGGCGAACTTTGGTGGGCACCTCCAGTGACCACCTCCACCAATTTCGACAa
This DNA window, taken from Benincasa hispida cultivar B227 chromosome 6, ASM972705v1, whole genome shotgun sequence, encodes the following:
- the LOC120079649 gene encoding transcription factor PIF3 isoform X2, which encodes MPLSELYRVARGKLDSTQDKNNMVASDLSMNPENDVFELVWENGQILLQGQSNRTRKNSNLNTSQGQCLPSHSPRDRDRDAGYFNNAKMGKFGAIDSVVRDVMSTAPSPDVELAHDDDDMVPWLSYPLDGHLQHDYSSDFLPELSGVTNDFPSRNSIASSIGKANGGNQVNRERDMNLNSLHGANLEDGNMSKLSSLDVSTTKPRSSTNQLHSSASQQSQTSFPHLRTKCTGGTENTTGKILHDSLVGHSPQVQLIASSSSSTARQKLDPTPPSNSSHIINFSHFLRPAALLKSNPQNHGVPGTRGSCNLDSMVKNCSAANNQPHESSLIATRGGIRNESSSCCKNAVVPSIDGKNTSDAKAPEQSQANKQPEVACLGDSADHDDCLKHCLEVGATKGLPDSEKAVESAIAASLCSRNSVEGASDDPLLNRKRKCHDTEDSEWHSDDVEEECNDVKRVTSARGTGSKRSRAAEVHNLSERRRRDRINEKMRALQELIPNCNKVDKASMLDEAIEYLKTLQLQVQIMSMGAGLFMPPVMFPGGMPPMNAPHIYPPMGLGMGMGFGIGMPDMSGGSPGFPMVQMPHMQGMHFHGPSMPAQTVMHGLPSSNFQVLGFPGQGLPMPMPRRPIAPFSGGPFMTNSSVAVAPVENFGSAAACNSKDASPNINSPMVPNGGTDPSITPALGQRCEPHQQKRPYS
- the LOC120079649 gene encoding transcription factor PIF3 isoform X1, whose product is MPLSELYRVARGKLDSTQDKNNMVASDLSMNPENDVFELVWENGQILLQGQSNRTRKNSNLNTSQGQCLPSHSPRDRDRDAGYFNNAKMGKFGAIDSVVRDVMSTAPSPDVELAHDDDDMVPWLSYPLDGHLQHDYSSDFLPELSGVTNDFPSRNSIASSIGKANGGNQVNRERDMNLNSLHGANLEDGNMSKLSSLDVSTTKPRSSTNQLHSSASQQSQTSFPHLRTKCTGGTENTTGKILHDSLVGHSPQVQLIASSSSSTARQKLDPTPPSNSSHIINFSHFLRPAALLKSNPQNHGVPGTRGSCNLDSMVKNCSAANNQPHESSLIATRGGIRNESSSCCKNAVVPSIDGKNTSDAKAPEQSQANKQPEVACLGDSADHDDCLKHCLEVGATKGLPDSEKAVESAIAASLCSRNSVEGASDDPLLNRKRKCHDTEDSEWHSDDVEEECNDVKRVTSARGTGSKRSRAAEVHNLSERRRRDRINEKMRALQELIPNCNKVDKASMLDEAIEYLKTLQLQVQIMSMGAGLFMPPVMFPGGMPPMNAPHIYPPMGLGMGMGFGIGMPDMSGGSPGFPMVQMPHMQGMHFHGPSMPAQTVMHGLPSSNFQVLGFPGQGLPMPMPRRPIAPFSGGPFMTNSSVAVAPVENFGSAAACNSKDASPNINSPMVPNGGTDPSITPALGQANEQASCVNGSGVNPTSKNDLIAN